The following proteins come from a genomic window of Gottfriedia acidiceleris:
- a CDS encoding amidohydrolase family protein: MKTKLKGRYVIGFDGTEHIILENAEIVYEKDTILFVGKNYTEEVDQVIDVGNAILSPGFIDLNALGDIDHDILHLEAKSIRQKNLLWSEEFVKNGHHELMSEEEEAFKSLYAYSQLILNGITTAMPITSVFYKNWAETYEELEAAANHAGKLGLRIYLGPSYQAGIRVVEPNGNIKIHWDEKAGEVGLERAVKFVETFEGAFDGLVRGMLAPERIESQTEEILIKTKYYSDKLNVPIKLHAAQGSFEFNTILKEHGVTPINYLYNLGFLGPNTGIPHAHFVSGYSGANYNIDNDISLLKETNTTVIHCPLILGRHGEGLESYAKYRKEGINIALGTDTFPPDIFQNVRTGSMLSRLVEKDVEGSTYADFFNSITLGAAAFLNREDIGRIAVGAKADIIAIDLDGFHMGVIDDPIRTMFVSGSGRDVKLSIINGRIVMQDQVIPNLDMEVLKQKGQVYFNKMKRGYMERDYEQLPENDLFPPSFKRLESIKELEAK; the protein is encoded by the coding sequence ATGAAAACGAAGCTAAAGGGAAGATATGTAATTGGTTTTGACGGAACTGAACATATCATATTGGAAAATGCAGAGATTGTATATGAAAAAGATACAATTTTGTTTGTTGGCAAAAACTATACGGAAGAAGTAGATCAAGTAATTGACGTTGGAAATGCAATCCTTAGTCCTGGTTTTATAGATTTAAATGCATTAGGAGACATTGACCATGATATTTTGCATTTAGAAGCGAAATCAATTAGACAAAAAAATCTCCTTTGGTCTGAGGAGTTTGTAAAAAATGGGCATCATGAGCTAATGAGTGAGGAGGAAGAAGCATTTAAATCTTTATATGCATATTCGCAGCTTATTTTAAATGGAATTACTACTGCAATGCCGATTACATCCGTTTTTTACAAAAATTGGGCTGAAACTTATGAAGAATTAGAAGCTGCAGCGAATCATGCTGGAAAACTAGGGTTGAGAATTTACCTTGGACCAAGCTATCAAGCTGGAATTAGAGTGGTCGAACCAAATGGAAACATCAAAATTCATTGGGATGAAAAAGCGGGCGAGGTAGGTTTAGAAAGAGCAGTAAAGTTTGTTGAAACCTTCGAAGGTGCATTTGATGGATTAGTCAGAGGGATGTTAGCTCCAGAAAGAATCGAATCACAGACTGAAGAAATTTTGATAAAAACAAAATATTATAGTGACAAATTAAATGTTCCAATCAAGCTCCATGCCGCGCAAGGAAGTTTTGAATTTAATACAATTTTAAAAGAACACGGAGTTACACCAATTAACTATTTATATAATCTTGGATTCTTAGGTCCAAATACAGGAATACCACACGCTCATTTTGTATCGGGCTATAGTGGAGCGAATTACAATATTGATAATGATATATCACTTCTGAAAGAAACAAATACTACTGTTATCCATTGTCCACTTATTTTAGGAAGACACGGAGAAGGGCTTGAATCGTATGCAAAATATAGGAAGGAGGGAATCAATATTGCATTAGGGACTGATACTTTCCCTCCAGACATTTTTCAAAATGTACGCACTGGTAGTATGCTTTCAAGACTTGTAGAAAAAGATGTTGAAGGATCTACATACGCTGATTTCTTCAATTCGATCACTCTAGGAGCAGCGGCATTTCTTAATCGCGAAGATATAGGCCGAATAGCAGTCGGAGCAAAAGCGGATATTATTGCGATTGATTTAGATGGATTCCATATGGGCGTTATTGATGATCCAATTCGCACAATGTTCGTAAGTGGTTCAGGTAGAGATGTAAAACTATCAATTATAAATGGAAGAATTGTGATGCAAGATCAAGTAATTCCTAATCTTGATATGGAGGTATTAAAACAAAAGGGCCAAGTGTATTTTAATAAGATGAAAAGAGGATATATGGAAAGAGATTACGAACAACTTCCTGAAAATGATCTATTTCCACCATCTTTTAAAAGGCTTGAATCAATTAAAGAACTAGAAGCAAAGTAA
- a CDS encoding glutathione ABC transporter substrate-binding protein, which yields MKRKSGIGKFFLVLFSAVTITGCSSNQDVGTKANGQINDSKGGSTLVIARLSDAENLDQQFMSTINAASVTHHKIYEGLVQRDSNNEIQPMLAESWNQINDKTWEFKLRHDVKFHDGTPFNAEAVKKTFDRLLDPKVASPRAVVFKMVKEVKVVDEYTVQFILSEPFSPLLSVLANHEGGIISPKTIDKYGKNIIQEPNGTGPFKFKSWSPGQDIILVKNEEYWGKKPNIDKVDFKVVPEDSTRISMIETGEAQIAEPLPIAVMNQVESSSAMEVYRSEGYGTEYIGFNVTKKPFNDVRVRKAIAHAVEMDSIIKGVYNNVGKKANSAMGSKVFGYDEQLKAYNYNLKEAKKLLTEAGYPNGFDATILTMDSKERVNLAEVIQSQLKGIGINLKVQVMEYGSFVEKVNKGQSEMFIISWRNATGDADYNQYNLFHSDSRGAAGNTFFYSNPKVDDLINAGRKEKDETKRKEFYAKAQEIEMDDSPYIPVRVIENVAAISKNVKGFSISPSGYLEINDVTIK from the coding sequence TTGAAACGAAAATCGGGGATAGGTAAATTTTTTCTAGTACTATTTTCTGCTGTCACAATTACAGGATGTTCATCTAATCAAGACGTAGGTACGAAAGCAAATGGACAAATAAATGATTCAAAAGGGGGAAGCACGCTAGTAATTGCTCGGTTATCAGATGCTGAAAATTTAGATCAGCAATTTATGTCTACAATCAATGCAGCAAGCGTTACCCATCATAAAATTTACGAAGGTCTAGTCCAACGAGATAGTAATAACGAAATTCAACCAATGCTAGCAGAGTCATGGAATCAAATCAATGATAAAACTTGGGAATTTAAACTACGACATGATGTAAAGTTTCACGATGGTACACCATTTAATGCAGAGGCTGTAAAGAAAACATTTGATCGTTTATTAGATCCTAAAGTTGCTTCACCAAGAGCTGTTGTTTTCAAAATGGTAAAAGAAGTTAAAGTAGTCGACGAATATACAGTTCAATTTATTTTAAGCGAGCCATTCTCACCACTTCTTTCAGTTTTAGCGAATCATGAAGGTGGAATAATAAGTCCTAAAACAATTGATAAATATGGTAAGAATATTATTCAAGAACCAAACGGAACAGGTCCATTTAAATTTAAATCATGGTCCCCAGGACAGGATATTATACTAGTTAAAAATGAAGAATACTGGGGTAAAAAACCAAACATTGATAAGGTTGATTTCAAGGTTGTTCCAGAAGACTCAACAAGAATTTCAATGATTGAAACAGGAGAAGCTCAAATTGCAGAACCACTTCCAATTGCAGTTATGAATCAAGTTGAATCATCATCGGCTATGGAAGTATACCGAAGTGAAGGTTACGGAACAGAGTATATCGGATTCAATGTAACAAAAAAACCGTTTAATGACGTACGTGTACGTAAAGCTATCGCTCATGCTGTTGAGATGGATTCGATTATAAAAGGTGTATATAACAATGTTGGTAAAAAAGCGAATTCAGCAATGGGCTCAAAAGTATTCGGATACGATGAGCAATTAAAAGCATACAATTACAATTTAAAAGAAGCGAAGAAACTATTAACAGAAGCTGGATATCCAAATGGATTTGATGCAACGATCCTAACGATGGATAGTAAAGAAAGAGTAAATTTAGCAGAAGTTATTCAATCACAATTAAAAGGAATTGGCATTAATTTAAAAGTACAAGTGATGGAATACGGTTCGTTCGTTGAAAAAGTAAATAAAGGACAATCAGAAATGTTTATTATAAGCTGGAGAAACGCAACAGGAGATGCTGATTACAATCAGTACAACCTATTCCACTCAGACTCACGAGGCGCTGCCGGAAACACATTCTTTTATAGCAATCCAAAAGTTGATGACTTAATTAATGCTGGAAGAAAAGAAAAAGACGAAACAAAACGTAAAGAATTTTATGCTAAAGCACAAGAAATTGAAATGGATGATTCACCGTATATTCCCGTAAGAGTAATAGAAAATGTCGCAGCAATCTCGAAAAATGTAAAAGGCTTCTCAATTAGCCCTTCAGGCTATTTAGAGATTAACGATGTAACAATTAAATAA
- a CDS encoding amidohydrolase family protein, whose translation MWDGRVRILSKSYWLTNVSLENGFTYNDNDVINGTATGKYNVKIENGKIASIQLVSDLITDQLPQYDVQGLLMIPSFKEMHIHIDKTYYGGPWKACMPATNGVKTRIEEEQILLPKLLPTAKERAEKMLDLLLSYGTTHIRTHCNIDPVIGLKNLEATLQALEGYKDKLTHEIVAFPQHGLLRSHSVELVKEAMKYGANLVGGVDPASIDENIERSLETIMEIAVESNSDIDVHLHDPDHLGLFTMQRLATLTEKAGWQGRVTVSHASGLADLSVPDATAIAERFADLGISITSTVPIFRTIPIPLLSEKGVKVELGNDSITDHWTPFGIGDNLEKVGRLAERFRYIEEKTLANSLGFITGGVTPLNNEGERAWPNVGDEANIVLVEATCSAEAVARRAKRTAVIFKGNVVSGSISSLESTTV comes from the coding sequence ATGTGGGATGGAAGGGTGAGGATATTGTCAAAATCTTATTGGTTAACAAATGTGAGTCTGGAAAATGGTTTTACTTATAATGACAATGATGTAATCAACGGAACTGCAACTGGAAAGTACAATGTTAAAATTGAAAATGGAAAAATTGCCTCTATTCAATTAGTTAGTGATTTAATTACAGATCAATTGCCTCAATATGATGTGCAAGGCCTTCTAATGATTCCTTCATTTAAAGAAATGCATATTCATATTGATAAAACTTATTATGGTGGACCATGGAAAGCATGTATGCCAGCAACAAATGGTGTAAAAACACGTATTGAAGAAGAGCAAATTTTATTACCAAAATTATTACCAACTGCTAAAGAAAGAGCAGAAAAGATGCTAGATTTATTATTAAGTTATGGTACGACTCACATTCGTACACATTGTAATATTGATCCAGTTATTGGATTAAAAAACTTAGAAGCAACGCTGCAAGCTTTAGAAGGATATAAAGATAAATTAACACATGAAATTGTTGCATTTCCACAACACGGACTATTAAGAAGTCACTCTGTTGAACTAGTAAAAGAAGCGATGAAATATGGAGCAAATCTAGTAGGTGGTGTTGATCCAGCTTCAATCGATGAAAACATCGAACGTTCTCTTGAGACGATTATGGAAATAGCAGTTGAATCAAATTCTGATATCGATGTTCATTTACATGATCCAGATCATCTTGGATTATTTACAATGCAAAGATTAGCAACATTAACTGAAAAAGCAGGTTGGCAAGGAAGAGTTACCGTAAGTCATGCAAGTGGATTAGCGGATCTTTCTGTTCCAGATGCTACTGCGATTGCTGAGAGATTTGCTGATTTAGGCATTTCAATTACTTCTACGGTTCCAATTTTTAGAACAATTCCTATTCCTTTATTAAGTGAAAAAGGTGTAAAAGTTGAACTAGGTAATGACAGCATTACAGATCATTGGACACCATTTGGAATTGGAGATAATCTTGAAAAAGTTGGACGACTTGCTGAAAGATTTAGATATATTGAAGAAAAAACACTTGCTAATAGTCTTGGATTTATTACAGGCGGAGTAACTCCTTTAAATAATGAAGGTGAAAGAGCATGGCCAAATGTAGGAGATGAAGCAAACATCGTACTTGTAGAAGCTACTTGCTCAGCTGAAGCAGTTGCGAGACGAGCAAAGCGAACTGCAGTTATTTTTAAAGGTAATGTTGTAAGTGGTTCAATTTCAAGTCTTGAATCAACAACAGTTTAA
- a CDS encoding amidohydrolase, with the protein MNQSYWLKNVKLDSGFVFEDGKIDRTETTLYNALIKDGKIEQLQLATLPLQTDLPVQDAKNLLALPAFKEMHNHLDKTYLGLPWKACIPAANLVERLNLEAGELVELAETGQHRAEQMLHLLLKGGATHVRTHVNIDPYIGLKNLEEIKKALYTYKDKMTHEIVAFPQHGLLRTNSKSFMKTAMREGATIVGGLDPGGIDQNIELSLFEMVDLAVQFDADIDIHIHDPGHLGFYTIEKLVSFIEQAGWYNRVAVSHAFALGDVPQNESVEMASKLASLGVSIMSTVPINRVMPPVDLLHSKGVQVALGCDGFYDSWSPHGTGDMLEKAGRLAERYNWKDEYGLSQTLQFITGGLRTLDEKGNQLWPNVGDEASMVLVDASCSAEAVARRAKRAAVIANGKIVYGGLNYESVLK; encoded by the coding sequence ATGAATCAATCATATTGGCTTAAGAATGTAAAACTTGATAGCGGATTTGTATTTGAAGATGGAAAAATTGATCGTACTGAGACGACACTATACAATGCACTAATTAAAGATGGGAAAATTGAACAATTACAATTGGCTACTTTGCCATTACAAACAGATTTACCAGTTCAGGACGCAAAAAATTTACTGGCTTTACCGGCTTTTAAAGAAATGCATAATCATTTAGATAAGACTTATCTTGGACTTCCATGGAAGGCTTGTATTCCTGCTGCAAATTTAGTAGAGAGATTAAATTTAGAAGCGGGTGAACTTGTTGAACTAGCCGAAACAGGTCAACATCGTGCTGAACAAATGCTTCATCTACTATTAAAAGGTGGCGCAACCCATGTTCGAACACATGTTAATATTGATCCGTATATTGGCTTGAAAAATTTAGAAGAAATTAAAAAAGCACTTTATACGTATAAAGATAAAATGACCCACGAAATTGTTGCCTTTCCTCAGCATGGATTACTTCGCACAAATAGCAAATCATTTATGAAAACAGCGATGAGAGAGGGAGCAACGATTGTCGGAGGATTAGATCCTGGTGGTATTGATCAAAATATTGAACTTTCATTATTTGAAATGGTTGATCTAGCAGTACAGTTTGATGCTGATATCGATATTCATATTCATGACCCAGGCCATCTTGGTTTTTATACAATAGAAAAATTAGTTTCATTTATTGAACAAGCTGGTTGGTATAATCGCGTAGCAGTAAGTCATGCATTTGCGTTAGGTGACGTACCGCAAAATGAATCAGTTGAAATGGCTAGCAAACTAGCAAGCTTAGGTGTATCAATTATGTCGACTGTTCCGATTAACAGAGTAATGCCTCCTGTTGATTTACTACATTCAAAAGGTGTACAAGTTGCTTTAGGGTGTGATGGATTCTATGATTCTTGGTCTCCACACGGAACAGGAGATATGTTAGAAAAAGCAGGTAGATTAGCTGAGAGATACAATTGGAAAGATGAATACGGACTATCTCAAACATTGCAATTTATTACGGGTGGGTTAAGGACTCTTGATGAAAAGGGTAACCAGTTATGGCCAAATGTAGGAGATGAAGCAAGCATGGTTTTAGTAGATGCATCATGCTCTGCTGAGGCTGTAGCAAGACGTGCAAAACGTGCTGCTGTAATTGCTAATGGAAAGATTGTTTATGGTGGACTGAATTACGAATCAGTTTTGAAATAA
- a CDS encoding amidohydrolase encodes MKSSYWIKNARLEIGFEKEDGKVVGTATDLFHLFIENGKITRITKEETDITSEFFVNDANGLLVLPSFIEKHVHLDKTLMGDVWRACTPTSSVIERFEYEKMALPTIASSTKERAEALLEILLASGSTHVRTHVDIYPEVGIRNLEQVEQALTTYSNRLSSEVVAFAQHGLLRSNAFNYVREALRNGAGIVGSVDPAVVDQNIEESLYQLYNLAVEADVDIDIHLHDPGHLGTFTMKRIVEFTKQAGWEGRVAISHAFGIGDVPREEAYELANNFRDAGISIVTSVPINRQMPPVDLLNERGVEVAVGNDNIFDVWSPLGTGDILERAGRLAERFRWIDEVSLAQTLKYITGGKTPLDTDGNQVWPKIGDVANLVLVDASCSAEAVARRANRKAVIYNGKVVSGSLSEERLIRK; translated from the coding sequence ATGAAATCTAGCTATTGGATAAAAAACGCTCGATTAGAAATTGGATTTGAAAAAGAAGACGGAAAAGTGGTCGGTACTGCTACTGATTTATTTCATCTTTTTATTGAAAATGGAAAGATTACTCGAATAACAAAAGAAGAAACGGATATTACTAGTGAATTTTTTGTTAATGATGCAAACGGTTTACTAGTTTTACCTTCATTTATTGAAAAGCATGTACATCTTGATAAAACATTAATGGGCGATGTATGGAGAGCATGTACTCCAACTTCTAGTGTGATAGAACGATTTGAATATGAAAAAATGGCCTTACCGACGATTGCATCAAGTACGAAGGAACGTGCAGAAGCTTTACTTGAAATCCTTTTAGCTTCAGGATCTACACATGTGAGAACGCATGTTGATATTTACCCAGAGGTTGGAATAAGAAATTTAGAGCAAGTCGAACAAGCACTAACTACTTATTCGAACCGACTTAGTTCCGAAGTTGTTGCATTTGCTCAGCATGGTTTGTTAAGATCAAATGCGTTCAATTATGTGAGAGAAGCATTAAGAAATGGAGCAGGAATTGTTGGATCAGTTGACCCTGCTGTTGTAGACCAAAATATTGAAGAGTCATTATATCAATTATACAATTTAGCGGTTGAAGCCGATGTAGATATCGATATACATTTACACGATCCAGGTCATTTAGGTACATTTACGATGAAGCGTATAGTAGAATTTACTAAGCAAGCAGGGTGGGAAGGCAGAGTAGCAATCAGCCATGCTTTTGGGATAGGTGATGTTCCAAGAGAAGAAGCATACGAACTAGCAAACAACTTTAGAGACGCAGGAATTTCAATTGTCACAAGTGTACCTATTAATAGACAAATGCCTCCAGTTGATTTACTAAATGAACGCGGAGTCGAGGTAGCTGTAGGTAATGATAATATTTTTGATGTTTGGTCTCCACTCGGCACAGGAGATATTCTTGAAAGAGCGGGAAGACTAGCTGAGCGCTTTAGATGGATTGATGAAGTATCACTAGCACAAACATTAAAATATATTACAGGTGGCAAAACTCCATTAGATACTGATGGTAACCAAGTATGGCCAAAAATAGGAGATGTGGCTAATCTAGTATTAGTAGATGCAAGCTGTTCGGCAGAGGCAGTTGCTAGACGCGCAAATCGTAAAGCAGTAATTTATAATGGGAAAGTCGTTAGTGGTTCCTTAAGTGAAGAAAGATTGATTCGTAAATAA
- a CDS encoding DMT family transporter: MVRSYLLLLFCVICWGSNFIFGSILVKEFSPILLSAIRLCFILLFMAFFALMKKKWKKIKKKDWFMIILLGLIGTCINQWSFYSALETTHPTTSALILALAPLTTSFLALIFLKERLTKGFVLGSIIAFIGVFFVITNGQKLQITIGLIWIFLTMLTFSISIIMIKKLTENYESTTITLYSNFIGFGGLLPIALFSETSAVLSKEVMPWILLIVTAIVMHGICTLIWNHQIQIVGASKAAMFLNLEPFITMLVGLIVLKNNITSSQLFGGALIIIGVFLSTSLKWRKAINDPVYIKDTKNF, translated from the coding sequence ATGGTTCGTTCTTACCTATTATTACTTTTTTGTGTAATCTGTTGGGGAAGTAATTTTATTTTTGGTTCAATACTAGTAAAAGAGTTTTCACCTATATTATTGTCAGCGATAAGATTGTGCTTTATATTACTATTTATGGCTTTCTTTGCCTTAATGAAGAAAAAGTGGAAAAAGATTAAGAAAAAAGATTGGTTTATGATTATTTTATTAGGATTAATTGGTACTTGTATTAATCAATGGTCATTTTATTCCGCTTTAGAAACAACCCATCCAACAACTTCTGCATTAATACTTGCGCTTGCTCCTCTTACTACATCTTTTTTAGCTTTAATATTTTTAAAGGAAAGACTAACAAAAGGTTTTGTATTAGGTTCAATTATAGCTTTTATAGGTGTATTTTTTGTCATTACAAACGGACAAAAGCTTCAAATTACAATTGGCTTGATTTGGATATTTCTAACTATGCTCACGTTTTCAATTTCAATTATTATGATTAAAAAGCTAACGGAAAACTATGAATCCACCACGATTACGCTTTACTCGAATTTTATTGGTTTTGGAGGTTTATTACCGATTGCGCTTTTTTCAGAAACATCTGCGGTGTTGAGTAAGGAAGTGATGCCTTGGATACTATTAATTGTAACAGCGATTGTTATGCATGGGATTTGTACTTTAATTTGGAATCACCAAATTCAAATTGTCGGAGCATCAAAAGCGGCTATGTTTCTTAACTTAGAACCATTTATTACAATGCTAGTTGGATTGATTGTTTTAAAAAATAATATTACTTCATCTCAACTTTTCGGTGGGGCACTCATTATTATTGGTGTTTTTCTTTCAACTTCATTAAAATGGAGAAAGGCGATTAATGACCCAGTCTATATAAAAGATACAAAGAATTTTTAA
- a CDS encoding uracil/xanthine transporter, protein MKNVRVSTTLFSSIQWLFFIFANTIVVPISIGAAFHLPSDVIESTIRSSLIFTGIASVLQGWIGHKYPVMEGHSGLLWGVMLNLGLSASAFGLSYTEIGGGMATGFIAAGIVTILLSALNLISFLQKIFTPMVMTVYLFLLSFQLIFVFFKGMLGITSKGEISISVSILSLCIVLFVSILKLKGSRIISNFSILIGIIVGWLFYSILFGSDAKEVGAASAHFSLFPLGAPNLEIGIIAISFFAGIMNLSNTFASIKAASDLLKEEASTKQYRFSLFFTGSFTIIAALFGIVPYTPFTSSLGFLQSTQIYERKPFIYGGALLAIIGVLPPLISFLATMPVTVGNAVLFVAYLQLFGTAFSSTNGKVFTSDTIFRLAAPVLVGVSLMNIAPGTFGNLPMIVQPFLTNGLIMGVILSILLEKSINWNQFEKVKG, encoded by the coding sequence ATGAAAAACGTGAGAGTTTCTACTACTCTTTTTTCATCGATTCAATGGCTATTTTTTATTTTTGCAAATACGATTGTAGTCCCCATATCAATAGGAGCTGCATTTCATTTGCCTTCAGATGTTATTGAAAGTACAATCAGAAGTTCACTAATCTTTACTGGTATTGCATCCGTTTTACAAGGATGGATTGGTCATAAATATCCAGTCATGGAGGGGCATTCTGGTTTATTATGGGGAGTTATGCTTAATCTAGGATTATCAGCCTCTGCTTTTGGGTTAAGTTATACAGAAATTGGAGGAGGAATGGCAACAGGATTTATTGCAGCAGGTATTGTTACAATACTTTTATCTGCATTGAATTTAATTTCATTTCTTCAAAAAATCTTTACCCCAATGGTTATGACAGTTTATTTATTTTTACTTTCATTTCAGCTCATATTTGTATTCTTTAAAGGAATGCTTGGAATTACGAGTAAAGGTGAAATCAGTATATCGGTTAGTATACTTTCTTTATGCATCGTATTATTTGTTAGTATTTTAAAATTAAAAGGATCTCGTATTATCAGCAACTTTTCAATATTAATTGGCATTATCGTAGGGTGGTTATTCTACTCGATTTTATTTGGATCAGATGCAAAAGAAGTAGGAGCAGCAAGTGCGCATTTTTCTTTATTCCCTTTAGGAGCACCGAATTTAGAAATAGGTATCATTGCGATTTCATTTTTTGCAGGAATTATGAATTTAAGCAATACATTTGCATCAATTAAAGCTGCGTCTGATTTATTAAAGGAAGAAGCGAGTACAAAACAATATCGCTTTTCACTATTTTTCACAGGCAGCTTCACAATAATTGCTGCATTATTTGGAATTGTTCCATACACTCCATTTACATCATCACTTGGATTTTTACAAAGTACTCAAATATATGAAAGAAAACCATTCATCTATGGGGGAGCACTGCTAGCAATAATTGGTGTACTCCCACCATTAATTTCATTTTTAGCAACTATGCCTGTAACAGTTGGAAATGCGGTATTATTTGTTGCATATCTTCAATTGTTTGGAACAGCATTTAGTAGTACAAATGGAAAAGTATTTACATCAGATACAATTTTTAGACTGGCAGCCCCAGTTTTAGTAGGGGTAAGCTTAATGAATATCGCTCCTGGTACATTTGGAAATCTACCAATGATTGTTCAACCATTTTTAACAAATGGACTGATTATGGGCGTAATTCTTTCAATTTTATTAGAGAAATCAATTAACTGGAATCAGTTTGAGAAGGTAAAAGGATAA
- a CDS encoding alpha/beta hydrolase, with product MKTIIKYSIISFVLLVILAFGGFYIWSQQLYKPSKEMYSLVGNVDIDNKHHWDIFKPQENKETGIILYPGAKVEPEAYSYYAKGLANDGYTVIIPRVKFNFAIFDVNKAEQIMESYPSIKKWYIGGHSLGGAAAASYAYKNMNKIEGIIFLGSFPSNSNDFSNFNIPMLSLYAERDGLSTLSKINETKHLLSKDATMYEVLGGNHAQFGMYGNQKGDKKATITAKQQQDQIIEVTTKWLDEKGKIN from the coding sequence ATGAAAACGATTATAAAGTACAGCATAATTAGTTTTGTTCTATTAGTAATACTCGCATTTGGGGGATTTTATATTTGGTCTCAACAGTTGTATAAACCTTCAAAGGAGATGTACTCTTTAGTCGGTAACGTGGATATTGATAATAAACACCATTGGGATATTTTTAAACCTCAGGAAAATAAAGAAACTGGAATCATTTTATATCCTGGAGCTAAGGTTGAACCTGAAGCTTACAGTTATTATGCAAAAGGACTAGCAAATGATGGCTATACGGTTATTATTCCAAGAGTTAAGTTTAATTTTGCTATTTTTGATGTCAATAAAGCTGAACAAATAATGGAAAGTTATCCTTCTATTAAGAAATGGTATATTGGTGGGCATTCCCTTGGAGGAGCTGCGGCTGCTTCTTATGCCTATAAGAATATGAACAAGATTGAAGGTATAATCTTTCTAGGATCGTTTCCAAGTAATTCGAATGACTTTTCAAATTTTAATATACCCATGTTATCGTTATATGCAGAACGTGATGGATTATCTACCTTGTCCAAAATTAATGAAACTAAACATTTATTGTCAAAAGACGCTACTATGTATGAGGTGTTAGGTGGCAACCATGCACAATTTGGGATGTACGGAAATCAAAAGGGAGATAAAAAGGCTACAATAACAGCTAAGCAACAACAAGATCAAATAATTGAAGTCACAACCAAATGGCTCGATGAAAAAGGGAAAATAAACTGA
- a CDS encoding UvrB/UvrC motif-containing protein, with protein sequence MKDSKGQILYVGKAKSLKKRVQSYFQNSKGHSPKVKKLVTHLKDFDYLVTDTEFDAFMLECHLIKEIKPMYNRMMKSPQSFIYLVINLNKKVPSFEISYEPIESENVLLFGPFTSRSTVERAVTGIKECFKINCGHLAVKNSACLNYSLGTCNGVCLGGSALEEYNIIIDKVIRFLNRTDLSLIEEMEELMLSASKQFDFEVAAKYRDWIEMVKSLTNKEKLIEFTEQNHNIITIEQLENNKFKYFLIHRTQILHCELVEIKDDSFDQLIEQMYSNSLDYFKFNNNQSSKDVTRDEIDEAQIIYSYLNSKNCKHLIVPKRWLSHTSTKLTKELQKLVNLFI encoded by the coding sequence ATGAAAGATTCAAAGGGTCAAATCCTTTATGTCGGAAAAGCAAAAAGCTTAAAAAAACGAGTTCAATCTTATTTTCAAAATTCAAAGGGACATTCACCAAAAGTGAAAAAACTGGTAACCCATTTAAAGGATTTTGATTATTTAGTAACTGATACTGAATTCGATGCTTTCATGCTTGAATGTCATTTAATTAAAGAAATTAAACCAATGTATAATCGGATGATGAAAAGTCCGCAATCATTTATTTACTTAGTCATCAACTTAAATAAAAAAGTTCCTTCATTTGAAATTAGCTACGAGCCTATTGAAAGTGAAAATGTATTACTATTTGGGCCTTTTACAAGTAGAAGTACAGTTGAAAGAGCAGTTACCGGCATTAAGGAATGCTTTAAAATAAATTGTGGCCATCTGGCAGTTAAAAATAGCGCATGTTTAAATTATTCATTAGGGACATGTAATGGAGTTTGTCTAGGTGGATCAGCACTTGAAGAGTACAATATAATAATTGATAAAGTTATTCGATTTCTTAATCGTACTGACTTGAGTCTGATTGAAGAAATGGAAGAGCTTATGTTATCAGCATCTAAACAATTTGATTTTGAGGTTGCGGCAAAATACAGGGATTGGATTGAAATGGTTAAGTCTTTAACTAATAAAGAAAAACTAATCGAATTTACCGAACAAAATCATAATATTATTACAATTGAACAATTAGAAAACAATAAATTTAAGTACTTCCTGATCCATCGGACACAAATATTGCATTGTGAATTGGTAGAAATTAAAGACGATTCATTTGATCAATTGATTGAACAAATGTATTCAAATTCACTTGATTACTTCAAATTTAATAATAACCAATCTTCTAAAGATGTAACTCGCGATGAAATCGACGAAGCTCAAATTATTTACAGTTATTTAAATAGTAAGAATTGCAAGCATCTAATTGTTCCAAAAAGGTGGCTTAGTCATACAAGTACTAAACTAACAAAAGAGCTTCAAAAATTAGTTAACTTATTTATATGA